The Pseudomonas sp. SCA2728.1_7 DNA segment GGTGATGATTACGTACACCGGCACACTCAGGCCAAAGCGTTGCAGCAGATCGATGAAGCGCCGGCGCGCCGCCAGACCTAGGCTGGCAGCCTGTTCGAGATTACTCAGGCGACTCACCGGCACCAGCCAGACCACCCCGTCCAGCGGCCGCTTGCTGCGCATCCGCAAGATCAAACCGAGCAACCGCCACCAGCCGCCACGCTGCAAATGCATGCCGTCGTCGGGCAGAAACAACGCCTGCGGCACCACCAGCACGGCGCCTTCCGGGTCCGACCACCAGCGGCCGAACCACGCCGGTTTGTCGGTCGGTTGCAGACGCCATTCACTGACCAGTTGCGTGCCCTGGGTTTCGTCGCCGAGCATCAGCAGCCATGGCATCTGATAGCGATCGTGACTGCCCTGCTCCTGCTCCATTTGTCGCACGGCTGCGTAGAAACTGCGGATAGCGGCGCCGCTCTGAGTGCGCAACCACCACACCGCCACCGCAATGATCACCACGACCAGCAGTAGCGCGACACCCCACACGACCATCGTCAGGGTACTCATGAGTCTTGCTCCGCTGGCGCCACCGAATCGATGATCTGCAGCACCGGGTCCAGCTCCGAACGAATATCACGCCAGAGGAACTGGCCAAGCCCGGTCAGCAACAGCACCATCGCCAGAATCCCCAGCGCCAGGCGAAAGCCGTCCGGCAGCGCCGTGCGCACCGGCAGTTGCAATGGCGGGGTCAGCGACGGCTGCACCAGGCGCTGACTGACATCGGCGTAACTGGCATCGTCCTGCCAGGCGAAGGTGTACAGCGCCAGCCGCCACTTCTCCAGTTGCGCCTGGCTGTGTTCGCCACGCAGACGCCCGTGGAAGCCGAGGATCAGACACTGCAGATAGACATTGGCCAGATCGCGGGTGGTCGGTTGCTGCTCGTCGAGCAAGGTTTGAATCGCCGCCGGCACTTGTTCGCCGGCCTGACGACTGGAATACAGACGCGACTCCAAGGGTTTGTCCTGCCACGCCGACTGCCCGGGCCATGGTGTGAACAGCAGGGTTTCATCGACCAGCGCGACGAATGCATACACCAGTGCCTTGACCTGCTCGGTCGCCGAATCACCGACCCGCGCATAAGCGGTGCGCCACAGTCGCTGCGAAGCCTGTGTCGAGAGTTCGACAACGGTCTCCACCA contains these protein-coding regions:
- a CDS encoding DotU/TssL family secretion system protein, encoding MSQGSAASLGLQDAPLSSAFRQTWQQWQQDWVQLPKDSEDEAALVETVVELSTQASQRLWRTAYARVGDSATEQVKALVYAFVALVDETLLFTPWPGQSAWQDKPLESRLYSSRQAGEQVPAAIQTLLDEQQPTTRDLANVYLQCLILGFHGRLRGEHSQAQLEKWRLALYTFAWQDDASYADVSQRLVQPSLTPPLQLPVRTALPDGFRLALGILAMVLLLTGLGQFLWRDIRSELDPVLQIIDSVAPAEQDS